CGCGACGCGGGGTACAACACCTCGACGGTGGGATACAACATCCGTGGCTTCGAGACGAACCTGAACTTCGCCGGGTGGGGAAACCGCGAGGACGGGCGCAGCCCCAAGGCGGAGAGCATGAACGCGACGGCGATCCCCGAGCTCAAACGGCTCGCTGCCGAGGACAAGCCGTTCTTTCTGTTCCTCCGTCACATGGATCCGCACACGCCGTACCTGCCCCCGGCGCCGTTCGAGAGGATGTTCTACGGAGGAAACGAGTTCGCGGACAATCCAGGCTCCCTCCAAGAGCTCTACGACTTCAAGCCGTTCCGCGACTATTTCATCAGTTGGTTCCCGCCCGGATGTACCGACAAGGAGTACATGGACGCCCAGTACGACGGCGCGGTGGCGTACATGGACTCGTGCATCAGCAACATCCGGGCGGCGCTTCGAAAGACTGGGCAAGCGGATAACACGCTGATCGTCCTGACCGCCGACCACGGCGAGACGCTCTACGAACATAGCTGCCACTACGATCACCACGGGCTCTACGAGCCGACGCTGACGATCCCGCTAGCGTTCGTCCTTCCAGGCAAGACGCCGGCGAACATGAGGCACCGCGACTACGTCCAGACGAAGGACATCGTCCCGACCGTGCTGGAGCTCCTCGGCATCCCCGTAGACGACGCGTTCGACGGCAGGAGCCTGTGCCCGCTCATGCGAGGCGAACCCCGTGAACCGGAGTCCACCTTCTACCTCACAGAATGCACGTGGATGCACAAGCACGGCTGGCGGACGCCGCACTGGAAGCTGATCCACGCGCTGGAGCCCGATTTCCACTACAAGCCGGAGGTCGAGCTCTACAACCTGGTCAGCGATCCCGGCGAACACCGGAATGTAGCCGCCGAGGAGCCGGAGGTCGTCGCGATGCTCGAAGCGCACATGCGTCGCCACATCGATCGGCGCACGCGCGAGACGGGCAGACCCGCGCCGATCTACCACAACTTCCTCGCCGGGCGCGATGCGCCGTTCGCTTCCTCTCAGGAGGCATACGATACGCTGCACATCGGCGATCCGGAAGCCGCGAGGAAGCTCCAAGAGCGGATTCAGGAACGCGAGAAGCGCGCCGCAGGCAACTGACGCCAGCCGTTCGTTCACCCGACGCCGATAGGAACGCTCGGCGGCAGAAATCGTCAAGCGTTCCCGGAGGGTTCGCCATGCAGACCGGACGTGAAGCCGTCGATGCGATGCTGCGCCATCTGCCCGCCGACCACATCCCCATCCACGACTCGCCGTGGGGCGACACGGTCCGCAAATGGGCGAAGCAGGGGATGCCCACCGATGCGAACGGCAACCCCGTCAGCGCCGTCGAGCACTTCGGGTTCGACCTGGTCGGGTGCGGCGGGTGGTTCGACTGGCTCCCCAAGCGCGGCGTCCACGAGGTGCTCGAAGAGACCGACGAGTGGCGGATCGTGCGCAACGGAGCCGGAGCCGCCCTCAAGT
The sequence above is drawn from the Candidatus Poribacteria bacterium genome and encodes:
- a CDS encoding sulfatase; the protein is MAKKPNLLFFGVDSLRADRMSLYGYPRLTTPHLDRWASGGIVFEHCFAPSIPTTPGYSSMLTGLDCFGTNVVALGHRGEIAPGHRTLPEILRDAGYNTSTVGYNIRGFETNLNFAGWGNREDGRSPKAESMNATAIPELKRLAAEDKPFFLFLRHMDPHTPYLPPAPFERMFYGGNEFADNPGSLQELYDFKPFRDYFISWFPPGCTDKEYMDAQYDGAVAYMDSCISNIRAALRKTGQADNTLIVLTADHGETLYEHSCHYDHHGLYEPTLTIPLAFVLPGKTPANMRHRDYVQTKDIVPTVLELLGIPVDDAFDGRSLCPLMRGEPREPESTFYLTECTWMHKHGWRTPHWKLIHALEPDFHYKPEVELYNLVSDPGEHRNVAAEEPEVVAMLEAHMRRHIDRRTRETGRPAPIYHNFLAGRDAPFASSQEAYDTLHIGDPEAARKLQERIQEREKRAAGN